The sequence below is a genomic window from Haemophilus pittmaniae.
GGGTGCGGGTTGGCCCCTTTGCTTCCCGGGATGGTGCTGTTCAAGTGCAGGAAAAAGCCAAATCAGTAATTGGCTGTGTTGTTATCGGTATGTAACCTTCAGATAAAACCGCAAAATCGTGAGATTTGCGGTTTTATTTTTACCTCTAATAAAATCAATGACTTAGCTTCTATTTTCGGCAAAATGTTAAAAAACTCGGGGGCGTTTTCAAATAACTCCTTGCCAAGTGGGTAAAAATCCATAGAATGAACGTTCATTCATTTGGGCTGTGATAATCAATTCTTATCGTTTCAAATGTTCCTTTCTTCATTTAAATCCTAGAAAAATTTTATTATGCGACAGACAAAAGCTGATTTGAGCGCACAGATTTTTGCCGCCACTGATCGCCTAATGGCCAAAGAGGGTTTGCATCATTTATCGATGCATAAATTGGCTAAAGAAGCAGGTATCGTTGCGGGAACGATCTATCTGTATTTTAAAAATAAAGATGAGCTGTTGACGAACTTTGCCCGTCAGGTGTTTTGCCAATTTATAATGGCGATTGAACAAGATGTTGATGAAAATCAGCCATTGTTTAACCAATATCGCACTATGTGGTGGAATATCTGGCGGTTTTTGCAGAACAATCCGACGATTCTTTGCAATATTAATCAATACCGATCACTCCCTGAATTTGTAGATATTTGTCGGGAGCCGAAACATTCCTGCTGGGATCGCTTTTGCGAACAGGGACGAGAGTCCGGAATCCTCGCTGATTTATCAAACGATATTTTATTTATGTTAAGTCTGAAAACCGCCATGGCAGTAGCGTCAGACTTTAAATTTTTTCAATCGGAGATTACCGATGAAATTCTGGAATCTGTGGTTGACCGTTCTTGGCGGGCAATTCAGAAATAACCTGTAACTTTATGTTTTAACGGAGTTTTCCAAATGAGTATAACTCAATCTCAACGACCAAAGCGTTCGCATGTTTTCTTTTTGAAATTAGCGTTGGGCGTGTTTGTGTTAATTTTTGCTGCGATGATTTTTATGAATCAGATGAAAGCAAAAGGTATCGCAGAGTTCTTGGCCAATAAGCCGGAAACGGCATCTCCTGTAACCGCTATGACCGTAGCGGCATCCGAGTGGACGCCGGTAATTGAAACGACCGGTCTTGTTCGTCCAAATCAAGGAGCTATGTTAAGTTCGCAGAATGCCGGAACGGTAGCAAGAGTATTAGTCAGCAACGGCCAGCAGGTGAAAAAAGGCGATTTGTTGGTTGAATTGGATAGCTCTGTTGAGCGAGCTAGTTTAGCGGCCGCTGAAGCCCAGTTACCTTCATTACGGGCGACCTATCAACGTTATGCTAGCTTGATTGCCAGCGGTTCGGTATCCCGTCAGGAACTGGATAGTGCCAAAGCCGCCTATGATGCTCAGGCTGCTAATATCAATTCTTTAAAAGCGGCTATTGAGCGTCGTCAAATTGTGGCACCTTTCGATGGTAAAGCCGGTATTGTGAAAGTGAATGTTGGGCAATATGTCAATGTAGGTACGGAAATTGTACGTGTTGAAGATCGTTCTTCTATGAAAGTCGATTTCGCTATTGCGCAGAATTTGTTGGATAGACTGCATGTGGGGCAAAAAGTGACGGCTACTGCTGATGCCCGTAAAGGTGAAACCTTTGCTGCAAAAATCACCGCTATTGAGCCTGCGATCAATACTTCGACCGGTTTGATTGATGTTCAAGCAACCTTTGAGCCGGAAGACGGTGCAAAATTGCTCTCCGGTATGTTTACCCGTTTAAACGTGGCTTTACCGACCGAACATAGCCAAATTGTAGTGCCACAAGTGGCGGTGAGTTACAACATGTATGGCGAATCTCTTTATGTGTTGACCGCACTTTCTGACGAAGATATTGAGAAATTAGGTGGTGCAGAGAAAGCCGCAAATATGTACCGTGCGAAATCAATCACCGTCTTTACTAAGGATCGTCAAGGCATTTATGCGCAATTAAAAGGCGATGAAGTGAAAGTAGGCGATAAAATTGTGACCGGAGGCCAACAAAACTTAAGCAATGGTGCTTTAGTTTCCGTTGCCGATAAAGAAGGCGTGGGTACGCAACAACCGGCGAAGAAAACCAATCTTTAATTAGGAAAAGCGAATGAGATTTACCGATATATTTATTCGTCGCCCTGTTTTAGCGGTTTCGATTAGCCTGTTAATCATTATTTTAGGATTACAGGCCATCTCGAAATTGGCGGTGCGTGAATATCCGAAAATGACCACTACGGTAATTACGGTGAGCACGGCTTATCCGGGGGCGGATGCAAACTTAATTCAAGCGTTTGTGACCTCAAAAATTGAAGAAGCGGTGGCACAAGCGGATAACGTGGATTATATGTCCTCCAGTTCTAGCCCAAGCTCTTCAACGGTAACCGTAAAAATGAAATTGAATACGGATCCGAATGCGGCATTGGCGGATGTATTAGCCAAGGTAAACTCGGTGCGTTCCGAGTTGCCTAGTGGGATTGAAGATCCGACAATTTCTTCCTCTACCGGTGGTTCGGGAATTATGTATATTAGTTTCCGTTCTAGCAAACTCGATGCAAGCCAAGTGACTGACTATATTCAACGCGTAGTCAAACCTCAGTTCTTTACCGTAGAAGGGGTGGCGAGTGTAAATGTTTTCGGGGCTTCTGAATACGCATTGCGGATTTGGCTTGATCCGGAAAAAATGGCTGCACAAAATCTTTCGGCAACTCAGGTGATGTCGGCGTTATCGGCAAATAACGTACAAACTGCGGCAGGTAATGATAATGGTTATTTTGTGACCTATAAAAACAAAGTGGAAACCACCACCAAATCCGTTGAAGAGTTAAGAAATTTAATCGTAACCTCTAGTGGTGATAAATTGGTGCGTTTACGCGATATCGCCGATATTGAGTTAAATAAATCAAGTGATACCTCACGTGCGGTAGCGAATGGTGCTGATTCTGTTGTATTAGCGATTAACCCAACTTCATCAGCGAACCCACTCACCGTTGCAGCTAAAATCCGTCCGTTGTATGAAAGCATTAAGAATAATCTACCGGATGCTATTCAATCGGATATTTTATATGACCGCACGATTGCAATTAATAACTCAATTAATGAAGTGGTAAAAACCATTATCGAAGCGACGGTGATCGTATTGGTGGTGATCACCATGTTTATCGGTTCATTCCGGGCGATTTTAATTCCGATTATTACCATTCCGATTTCCTTGATCGGGGTAATTATGTTGCTGCAATCCTTTGATTTCTCCATTAACTTGATGACTTTGTTAGCCTTGATTCTAGCCATCGGTTTGGTGGTGGATGATGCGATCGTTGTATTAGAAAACGTGGACCGTCATATCAAGCTTGGGGAAACACCATTCCGTGCAGCGATTATCGGCACCCGTGAAATCGCCGTGCCGGTGATTTCTATGACGATTGCCTTGATTGCGGTATATTCTCCAATGGCGTTAATGGGCGGGATTACCGGCACATTATTTAAGGAGTTTGCCTTGACCTTAGCGGGGGCGGTATTTATCTCCGGTATTGTGGCGTTAACCCTTTCACCAATGATGACCAGCCAATTGCTGAAATCCAATGCGGCTCCAAGTAAATTGGAGCAACGTGTAGAGCATACACTTAGCAAATTGAATGCTGTTTATGGTTATGCGCTTGATTTAGTGATGATGAATCGTAAATGTATGCTTGTGTTTGCAGCGATTATCTTTGCAACCTTACCGGTATTGTTTAAATCACTTTCGAGTGAATTAACCCCACCGGAAGACAAAGGCGCATTCTTGGCTATCGGTTCAGCACCTTCTAATGTGAACGTGGATTATGTGCAGGCAGCTATGGCACCTTATCAGGAGATTTTAACGAATACACCGGAAGTGCAGTTTGCAATGACCATTTCAGGTGCACCAAACGCTAACCAATCGTTAAACGTAATTACGTTAAAAGACTGGAAAGAACGCTCAAAAAGCCAAGCGGCAATCCTGAATGAATTAAATGCTAAAGCAAAAGCGATTCCTGAAGTATCTGTACAAGGCTTCGCGTTCCCTGAAATTGAAACCGGTGAACAAGGGCCACCAATTGGCTTTGTGATCAGCACATCTCAAGAATATGGTGATTTGGCCAAGGTTGCCGGTAAATTCTTAGAGGATATGCAAAAATCCGGCAAGTTTGTGTATACCAATCTCGATCTGAAATTTGATACGGCACAAATGCGCATTAAGATCGACCGTGAAAAAGCGGGTAGT
It includes:
- a CDS encoding TetR/AcrR family transcriptional regulator → MRQTKADLSAQIFAATDRLMAKEGLHHLSMHKLAKEAGIVAGTIYLYFKNKDELLTNFARQVFCQFIMAIEQDVDENQPLFNQYRTMWWNIWRFLQNNPTILCNINQYRSLPEFVDICREPKHSCWDRFCEQGRESGILADLSNDILFMLSLKTAMAVASDFKFFQSEITDEILESVVDRSWRAIQK
- the acrA gene encoding multidrug efflux RND transporter periplasmic adaptor subunit AcrA; amino-acid sequence: MSITQSQRPKRSHVFFLKLALGVFVLIFAAMIFMNQMKAKGIAEFLANKPETASPVTAMTVAASEWTPVIETTGLVRPNQGAMLSSQNAGTVARVLVSNGQQVKKGDLLVELDSSVERASLAAAEAQLPSLRATYQRYASLIASGSVSRQELDSAKAAYDAQAANINSLKAAIERRQIVAPFDGKAGIVKVNVGQYVNVGTEIVRVEDRSSMKVDFAIAQNLLDRLHVGQKVTATADARKGETFAAKITAIEPAINTSTGLIDVQATFEPEDGAKLLSGMFTRLNVALPTEHSQIVVPQVAVSYNMYGESLYVLTALSDEDIEKLGGAEKAANMYRAKSITVFTKDRQGIYAQLKGDEVKVGDKIVTGGQQNLSNGALVSVADKEGVGTQQPAKKTNL
- the acrB gene encoding multidrug efflux RND transporter permease subunit AcrB produces the protein MRFTDIFIRRPVLAVSISLLIIILGLQAISKLAVREYPKMTTTVITVSTAYPGADANLIQAFVTSKIEEAVAQADNVDYMSSSSSPSSSTVTVKMKLNTDPNAALADVLAKVNSVRSELPSGIEDPTISSSTGGSGIMYISFRSSKLDASQVTDYIQRVVKPQFFTVEGVASVNVFGASEYALRIWLDPEKMAAQNLSATQVMSALSANNVQTAAGNDNGYFVTYKNKVETTTKSVEELRNLIVTSSGDKLVRLRDIADIELNKSSDTSRAVANGADSVVLAINPTSSANPLTVAAKIRPLYESIKNNLPDAIQSDILYDRTIAINNSINEVVKTIIEATVIVLVVITMFIGSFRAILIPIITIPISLIGVIMLLQSFDFSINLMTLLALILAIGLVVDDAIVVLENVDRHIKLGETPFRAAIIGTREIAVPVISMTIALIAVYSPMALMGGITGTLFKEFALTLAGAVFISGIVALTLSPMMTSQLLKSNAAPSKLEQRVEHTLSKLNAVYGYALDLVMMNRKCMLVFAAIIFATLPVLFKSLSSELTPPEDKGAFLAIGSAPSNVNVDYVQAAMAPYQEILTNTPEVQFAMTISGAPNANQSLNVITLKDWKERSKSQAAILNELNAKAKAIPEVSVQGFAFPEIETGEQGPPIGFVISTSQEYGDLAKVAGKFLEDMQKSGKFVYTNLDLKFDTAQMRIKIDREKAGSYGITMQQISRTLGSFLSAATIERVDIDGRAYKIISQVKRDNRLSPESFNKYYISAADGTSVPLSSLVTATLEPQPSSLPRFSQLNSAVISAVPMPGTSVGDAIQWLQDNAKDSLPQGYNYDFKGEARQLVQEGNALAVTFLLAVVIIFLVLAIQFESIRDPIVIMISVPLAVSGALLALNIFGFIGTAGSTLNIYSQVGLITLVGLITKHGILMCEVAKEEQLNHGKTRVEAITEAAKVRLRPILMTTAAMIAGLVPLLYATGAGAVSRFSIGIVIVAGLAIGTLFTLFVLPVIYSYIASEHKPLPEFDENVKPIEGHINEQH